The genomic window AATACCAAGTCTCTTGGCGGCGAAACGACGAAAGTGGAGCCCACGGATGAAAAGTGTGAAAAATGTGGCAGCCCTATGGTGATCCGGTCCAGCAAGAGGGGCCGGTTTATGGGGTGTTCAGCCTATCCCAAATGCAGAAATCTCAAGTCACTTCCCACCGGAGTAAAATGCCCGAATGAGGGTTGCGGGGGAGACCTCGTGCAACGGCGCTCAAAAAAGGGCGGGATATTTTTCGGGTGCAGCAAATATCCGGAATGTGATTATATAGCAAAAGAACTACCCGGTACTTCTGATGCCATAAAAGACGATAGCCCTGGTTAATCGCAGAGGAAGAGATCCAGGGCACAGCCACAACCAAATCCTCCCCGGAACGGGAGGGTGAAGGACATGCGCCTTCGCTTGACAGTAAGGAATTTCAAAGTTTTTTGCGGGTACGGCAGGTGACTGTCCCCCGATGGCGGGGGCAAAGGGTGGAAATGGGCAAATCAATACACGATACGAAACGTCTTAAATACAATAGCCATTGCGAGCAACAGCAAAGCAATCCTTCCCTGATGTCCGGGATTTTAATCTTTCTGTTCCTGCCTTACACACCCCTAACTCCCTCTCAAGAGGGGATGAGGGAAGTCCCCTCCTGGGAGGGGATTCAGGGGTGGGTTTAGCCTTATAATGAAAAGTCGCCGAAGGCCTAATGAAAGATTGCTTCGGGCTAACGTCCTTGCAATGATAACTCTCCTTTTGCGTTTACCATCGGCCATTCCTCCCGGTGCGCTCTTGCGGGTTCGGGTTTTTTAATCTGAACCCCATATTGAATAGCGCAAATTCAGTGATGTTTTGGTTCTCCGCATTTGCAGAAGGCCATACCCTGCCTTTGGCATAGTTACCTCGCAGGGTATTTTGAAGAGAACAATAGTATGGTGGCAATGATATCATCCTTATTTCAATAAGATACATATGAAAACCGGTATTGCGCATCTGCCGCTTCATGGAGGCAAGGCGCCTTCGTGGCTATTCCAGCGGATGAAACGGCTTGCACGGGAAATTACGATTGCCGTGGTAAGCGAATATGGCCCACAGGAGATGCTCAGAAGACTTTCCGACCCGTTCTGGTTTCAGGCATTCGGCTGTGTGTTGGGATTTGACTGGCATTCAAGCGGTGTGACGACTACCACGTGCGGGGCGCTGAAGGAAGGCATGAAGGGGCTTGAGGTGGAATTAGGCCTGTTCATTGCCGGCGGCAAGGGAGGAACTTCCCGGAAAACGCCATCGGAGATTATCCGTGCGGGCGGCCATCTGTCGTGTGATCCCGAAAAACTGGTCTATGCCAGCAGGATGAGCGCCAAGGTGGACAGCAGCGCCGTACAGGATGGATATCAGTTGTATCATCACGCATTTATCTTCACGAAGTCCGGGGATTGGGCTGTTGTTCAGCAGGGAATGAATGATGCCAGTAAATATGCGCGCCGGTACCACTGGCTTGGCAGCAGAGTGGCAAACTTTGTGGTGGAACCCCATCAGGCCATTTGCTGTGATTCACGGGGGGATACCCTGAACATGGTGGCCGTAGCGAGTGAAGAGGCAAGACAATCCGCCGTCATCCTTTCACAGCTCAAACCCGGTGTTTTGGTGGGTGAGATCAAAAAGATTCAGCACCTGCATCTGCCGTCCCGTCACCACGTTGATATCCGGGATATTCACCCGGACCGCCTCTATAAGATATTCGTAAAGACCTATGAACAGGCGCCGGAAAATTTTGAATCGTTGCTGGGAATGGAAGGGGTGGGTCCCAAGACCATCCGGGCGCTGGCGCTGATTTCTGAAATTGTGTACGGGAAAAGCCCCAGTTTTCATGACCCGGTCAGGTACAGCTTTGCCCACGGTGGCAAGGATGGACATCCGTATCCGGTCGACCGGGAGGTGTATGACCGCACGATTGAAATATTCAGGAATGCCCTCCGGCAGGCAAAGGTTGGAAACAACGAGAAGGTGGACGCCCTGAAACGACTGAACCGTTTCATGTCTTAAATAAGCGCCCAACGGAGAGCGACCAGCCTGGTCGCCCTACAAGCACAAGATGGCGATGCGGACACACAAAGGTTATCCGTATTGACCTTACCCTGGGGTTGCTGCGATTAAATTTTCCTGCCATCGTGGCGAAAGCGCGGGGCAACGGGCCAGTTCCCGTGCCGCCGTAGCGTCCGTCCTGCGGTTGCGCATAATGGCGTATGCCGTAGCAACAGTCCATTGCGGGAAAGACCGTCCTGTGAGAACAAGCGTATTTCCAGCCTCCACATATCCCTCCCGGAGGACTCGGAAATACCAGCCTGTTTTCCCGGTCTGTTTCATGCGCGCGCCGAAATCCTGGATTTCCCACCGGCGTTCGATTTTCCAGCAGGGTTGACGCGGCTGTGAAACCTGAACCAGCGCCTCGCCAGCATGAAACACATCGCCAATGCAAACCTCATCTTCCAGCAGACCGCTGGTCGTGAAGTTCTCACCAAAGGCGCCGTACGGCATGTCCGGCAGATGAAGTGTCTGTTTCCAATAGGGGTAATGCTCGGATGGATAGGCATTGATTGCCTTGTGCGGGCCGCCGTGCACCGATAAATCTGCCTGCGCGTCGCCGTCGAGGTTCAGCGTACCCAGCCATACATGGCCGTAAACGGGCGCCTTGAAGATGCCCGTCTGCCACGGCTTATCAGGTGAACCGGTTGCGTGTATTCCGACCATGGTTCTTGGCAAACCAGCCTGAACTGAGAGGATGCATGCTTCTTTCATAGGGGTATTATTAAAGCATCAAACACCGGAAAAATCAAAGCGAAAGGTATGCAAACGATCACAAAACCTGGAAGATCGTCCGTTGTTATAAAATACTTGTTTTTTGAGATAAAAAAAGTAAGCTTTAATCATTTGATGTATTCGTGCATAAAATCGATAGTTCTCTAGCAAGGAGGTCTGAAATGAAAAGAGGTTCGGCGTTATTTACCACTGCTCTGTTGGCTTTGATTCCTTTGGTTTTGGGATACAGCGCGCATGCTGAAACGAAGAAATTAGACAAAACACCGCCGGAGCATTTATATATGAAGGAAAAGCAGCAGGCCCCTCCCGTTTCCCATCAGGACGTGTCGGCCCTCTCTGGCAAGGTGGTGGAAACGATGAACAGCGGTGGTTACACCTACCTCTGTATCGAGAAGGACGGCAAAAAAACCTGGGCGGCTATCCTGGAGACAAAGGTGGCCGTTGGGCAGGAGATAGCCCTGCAGCCCGGTTATGAAATGGTTAATTTTGCCAGCAAGACCCTAAACCGTACCTTTGACAAAATCATCTTCTCTACCGGACCCGCATCACAGGAGGGGACTGTTGATGTAAAGAGTTTCCACGGTAAAACCGCAGAAACCAAGACGAAAGAGGCCGCTCCCGCCGAGAAGATACAGGTAGAGAAGGCTTCCGCTGCCGATGCTTACACCGTGGCGGAACTTTACGGGAAAAAGGCCGAGCTTGACACGAAAAACGTTACCGTGCGGGGCAAGGTAGTGAAGGTCTCGTCCGGAATTATGGGAAGGAACTGGCTGCACGTCCAGGACGGAACGGGAAATCAGCAGGACGGGAGCAATGATCTGGTGGTGACATCAAAAGACCTGGCTGCTGTGGGCGATGTTGTAACCATTAGTGGGACTTTATACAAGGACAAGGACTTTGGGAGTGGCTACAAGTATGACGTGATTGTAGAACAGGCAAGTATCAAAAAATGAGCAAGAGGTTCGTTTTTTGAAAATAATGCTGTAAGGGTGAAGTACAAAATAGGAAGCGTAATAAATAAGTAGGCAGGCAAAATGTCATTGCGGGCGGAGCGAAGCAATCCCATAATTGAGGTTGCTTCGTTGCTCTGCTTTTCGCAATGGCAATTTTTTCGTAACAATTTAGTTTTTTGAAAAATCCCAACAAAGGCAATGTTTACCATACCGTGTAGGGGCAGGTTTGAAACCTGCCCCTACACGGCAATACTATTCATGCCGCAGCACAGCCGCAACCAAATTTCCTTTACGAAAGCGGGGAGATTGCTTCGGAAAAGGCCCCTCGCAATGGTAATATGAAAAAGCAGCGTCCTTCCAAGGAGGTTAAAAAGCCTTGAATAGGCGATAACCTTTTGTGATATTAAATATCATAAAGGCTTTAGACCACCAATTAAGGTGGTAAGTCTTTAAACCTTGGAAAGGAGGCTGTATGATAAAGTATATAGGATTGGATGCACATTCGTCAACATGTACATTCAATGTGACGGATGAAAGAGGGAGGGAAGTAGACAACACTACGATTGAGAGCAATGGCCGGCTTTTGGTGAAGTATGTGAGGGGA from Candidatus Brocadia sp. includes these protein-coding regions:
- a CDS encoding DNA-binding protein — protein: MKRGSALFTTALLALIPLVLGYSAHAETKKLDKTPPEHLYMKEKQQAPPVSHQDVSALSGKVVETMNSGGYTYLCIEKDGKKTWAAILETKVAVGQEIALQPGYEMVNFASKTLNRTFDKIIFSTGPASQEGTVDVKSFHGKTAETKTKEAAPAEKIQVEKASAADAYTVAELYGKKAELDTKNVTVRGKVVKVSSGIMGRNWLHVQDGTGNQQDGSNDLVVTSKDLAAVGDVVTISGTLYKDKDFGSGYKYDVIVEQASIKK
- a CDS encoding MOSC domain-containing protein gives rise to the protein MKEACILSVQAGLPRTMVGIHATGSPDKPWQTGIFKAPVYGHVWLGTLNLDGDAQADLSVHGGPHKAINAYPSEHYPYWKQTLHLPDMPYGAFGENFTTSGLLEDEVCIGDVFHAGEALVQVSQPRQPCWKIERRWEIQDFGARMKQTGKTGWYFRVLREGYVEAGNTLVLTGRSFPQWTVATAYAIMRNRRTDATAARELARCPALSPRWQENLIAATPG
- a CDS encoding DUF763 domain-containing protein: MKTGIAHLPLHGGKAPSWLFQRMKRLAREITIAVVSEYGPQEMLRRLSDPFWFQAFGCVLGFDWHSSGVTTTTCGALKEGMKGLEVELGLFIAGGKGGTSRKTPSEIIRAGGHLSCDPEKLVYASRMSAKVDSSAVQDGYQLYHHAFIFTKSGDWAVVQQGMNDASKYARRYHWLGSRVANFVVEPHQAICCDSRGDTLNMVAVASEEARQSAVILSQLKPGVLVGEIKKIQHLHLPSRHHVDIRDIHPDRLYKIFVKTYEQAPENFESLLGMEGVGPKTIRALALISEIVYGKSPSFHDPVRYSFAHGGKDGHPYPVDREVYDRTIEIFRNALRQAKVGNNEKVDALKRLNRFMS